The nucleotide window tgtatttttttacattataaagtTGTGATGTTTTAAATCATTtgttttcaaaaaattctaATAAATCATCAAAATAATTGTGTGCGCCAAACTCCAAGCCCATCTCTACGTATAGGTGCAGTGTAGAAaacatacctaatattataatatctgtgATATTTGGCGTGTTTCAACGTCAGAGCGGACTAGAAGCTCGACATATGTACTATgtatataagaaaaaataaaaaaaaaaacaaatgttatgAGGAATGGTTGTGCTCTAAAAAGCTCCGTACAATGACACTGTTCTGCGTAGTGAGACTCGCTCGGCAGCCCAGTTGAATCCTCTTGTTGCAAGTCCACCGAATCTTCTTTTTGTAGCACTCGTGTTTTATGAATTTGTACTCGCCAATGTGCACCACCATATGTCCACGCTTGGACAGACCGAAACGAACTGcgaatataatgtatatatttaatataaataccttAACTGTATTGTACAATCGTagactataatttaaatttatatatgtaaGTGCCATGTTCAGAATTATTTATACCATAGGTTAATTTCAgtcataaataattatgaacgtATATTTTGTGATAGTCATTTTATTCACAAATATCATATAAGTTTAATAACAACCTATgatgtaataaaataaccatggttatttaataaaataatgatgattattttattacgtttataATGATCTACGTTTATTTATTGTGTATTctcagttaaattataaaacgtatgaatacaaagtaaattaaaaacaatccaAATATCaaatgctattttattttttatcaacacAACACGTAGatatattaggtatttataaaactttttgcttattaacaattttttgatcacaattaaatctatatatactGCTCATATCTATTGGTTATGTAATAATATACTTTTGTTTAACCaatgacaaaatatttatacagtTATACATTGCAGTTGGCTTGATTGGAACGGGCATCGACTGTTTTGCGTCGTACTGCCTCAGTAAACAAGGCAAGATGGGAATCAACGTGGGAGGCTACAGGTTCAGATTCAACGGCTGCGCGAGGAACGGCAAGATACGATGGCGATGTTCACGTGGTCCGTGGTGTAAAGCCGCCCTCCATACTTACAGAGGCAGGATAGTATACATACAGAGCACACACAACTGTGGGCCGAAACCGCCTAGCTAAACTTTtatatcaaataatatattatgatcgtataaatatataaaaaaaaatatttgcaagtAGTGTATGGGCTGCATAATTAGGGTGGCCATATACAAATTAAGCAAAGGAGAACACCCATTACCAACACCAAAAAGGGTACTAACTACCAATCCTAAAAGATACCTAATTACTCTAAGTACAACCAACTTGATGCAGTTTATCAATAGAAGTGCCAAAAACTAAATATATGTAATACCAAAAACGATATCATTAATTCTAGTAGCATCAGCATTCAAATCGCAATTTTTCCCCGACTTTCCATGTGGCTCAATTTTGCTAACTGACGTTCTACTAACCACCCTGAGGTATATTCATGTATGTCTACCGTCGTCTAAGTTTGGTGTGTTCAGTAGACCTTTGACCACCGACTAAGTCGGACGTTTTCGATATACAAATAACGAGTATTTAGGCTCCAACTGTGCTGGAAATCGACTATAATTTTAGAACATTGCTCAAGATATTGAAGTATGTAttacaaaataacaatttttatttacgagtataaaacCCTAGCATACTACCTACTAGTTTgggttttaaataattaagttatgtaATGCAGTGATAATTTTTCACATAATGGTATTCTGGagaaatattaggtatataataataattaagcctCACTCAATCGATACAACGCCAAAACAGCTTTCTTCTGATGATATTAGTCAACAAGTTTCTTTTTCGTGATAATCTTGTACAACAAGAGGTTCACAGTTCACGGTTAAACCATGACACGGCTTTAGTATTCTtacaactacgagtatgtaaatcaatacaaataagATTTATAAGTAGATTATATATgtgtaaaatgttatatttaaaaaatatacgctcgatggagtatttttgtaaaataataatttattatttgtttattttaaactattgaCTCTACTGTAATCGAAAAGTAGATCacatatttgtaaaattaaaaggtTGCAGTATATTTGCAGCTGGGGAACgatcaaaaatatattctaataaGGGTATATAGTCAATTTATTCTAGGAAGTCCGTTTGACTTCAGATGTAGTGGTAGGTGTACACTGTACAGGCAAGCGTTTCACGCTTTGATGTGCAAAATTGGCTATGTGCCTGCAGTGATAACGCTGAATCAATTTACACCTACAAAAGTGCTTGGACGGTCTTCTTACCACTATATAAGCCTTGGTCTTgccaaaataaattgaatatagtatatatagtaacagtacaaaattaatgtaaattgaTCGTAATATCAATGTGtgaaaatattgtatattatctATTCGTAGTTAATAAACTGTTTGTAGTATTAATAAACTGTTgtgaacataaaataaaatacttaaaacaaaataattaataatatctggTGTCAAATATTATACAGGGTTCAATTTAAATGATTcatcaaaatcttttaataaGTGTAAAGGCTTCGAAAAATCGAAAATCTAACAAAAGCCAAAAAACGTATATTTATTGATCCATCTTTGAATTGTATTGTACTAATTTCCATTTTGATATTTCTTATTGCATAATGTGTCGTCCATTCAAaaggttttttaattaaaagacaattttgtacgtatgtacctattatacttttgatgttaaataattattttttatacagattaaaaaaatgtctatgtAATTGCTTATTATTAAGTAGAATCATTATGGCATGATTTATAAGTTTATATAACTATGTACATTATGTCTTCTGGTGactatgtttaatttatatttaggaGGTTTTTTTCAGTTGCAATAATCGGTctgttatgtaatttattaatttacctatTCATCGCGTTATATACTGTTTAGTACCAGAACACACATCCTACGACCAAATGGGCATCGGTGGGCGACAGGGACCCCTAGAGGTACAAAAAACGTAGCCAAATGCAAAGCCTACTActgctactactactaatactaaGGTTGACTTGAATCCtgaatattaaaaactaaaaccagggaaaatgattttttctttttgctttataataaatatttaataacaactaGTCGGTGGTAAAATTGACATAAAATCACATTTAGAAGCCTTTATATGGCTTTGGCTTATATTCTAGTGACGAGTgaccttaaaaataatttccatacattattaggtgtgaaaatatttaacagtttCGTTTTTCATTGTAGCACAAATTAACTTCACACTTTCCACACGCAGTGAAAGAACGAAACTTTGAACAGTTTCGGCATAACTGACGATTTTTTTTCCAAGTGGGAAAATGGTCGATATTATCAGTACGTACAGCATCTAAAGGCCGACTATGGCGTCTTTTCTTATCGGGTTTGATACCACATTTTCTTGTTTGCACACTCTCATAATTAGTGAGACAAatatcttcatcatcacttgAAGGTTCATCTATAGTTTCACGATTTATGAAACCCAAAACATCCATTCCTAAAACAAAGCTTATTATAATGCAATGCGAAGCCAAATATGAACTTCATTTGGGTCGTGTTTTGTCGTGTGTTCTAGGCCTAAAACAgttgatttttagggttcttctatgttaattaattttgtgtataaCTAAAACGAAGTTTTATATcataattaactattttaattagtCAATCACAGTAACAGCAAATAATATTTGGATCATATACAGGGTTTTCATTGCTGAACAAGCAAtatgcatatttatttttaagggttatttataaaatcttattGTATAGGAGAGTGTATAATATTTAGACGTATAAccatcattttaattaatttataatattatgcctACCTGTAAGTAATCATAAAAAGTCAtcatattgttgtttttttttttgggaaataAGTGTTGTTTAAGTTGCAGTTTTGTAGCTACTTTGTAAAAATAGTTGTACCTAAATCCTATATACAAACAATCAACATCCTAAACTGAATTGACAGGTCTAAGAGCTCCGTCACACCAGCGTTTCTCCAGTCTGTCAGTGAAAAGGATATAAAGTGTGAAGTGTCTCTAAACTTGAGTTCAGCGGAACCTTGTGAAAAAGATGGACTTACTAACCatgtccattttttttaaacaatgtgAAATGTGTATGTATCAGTTAGTCAAAAAAATATCAGCTGAAAGACCTCTTTTAATCACTTTTACTTATACATTTACAAAAGTATTGGGTTTATTAAAATTGTCTCTCATAGAACTTTGACTACTCGTAATtagaattataaaattaaccGTTAGAAGTTAGAGGTAGGCATAACACGTTTCTATATATTTGCGAATGAAAAACAATTAGGTATATAGTATATACCTCCTTCTAGGTAAAACTTAACACATTTTAAAACAGTTATACAAAATTCGAACACAAACTTTAGTTATtcccttaataaataaaaaattaaatttacttaatggAGGTAGACGAAAGATCTGCTTAAAAATACTGGCACAATTTTCATATCACACGTCTTATAGCAACGCATTTTTTCTTAAGTATTTAGAGAAAAACACCTAAATCTTATTGGAAAATCGTCTAGCTTAAAATACTATTTGCGCGGTAAACTAACTTTGTACTATCTGCCTGACGAAACTCTGTCGGCTTAAGTCCAGTGGAAATTGGAATTCAGACGTTGTAGAGGCACCCCTAGAGGATCATTCAGCTgtgtgtcgaatttaacctctatttgtttgagaatttgacacttagCGGGTGAATAATCCACTGGggatgcccctacaacgtctatgaattccactataAATGATCTACGAGTATGAATGTCTTGAAATGTCTCATAATCCAACAGTTTCCATTAGAATTGCAGATTCTGCAGAAATGATCGAATCGGTCGTGTAGCAGAAGTCGCAGTCTTGTCATAATCGAATGCCTTTTGGTTTATTATTCTTATAGTTGCTGTTTCACTGACCAAATTCCCAAGAGGGAACTTTAGAGCTTGAAGATCGGAGACGAAAGAAGTCGAAATATCCATTTTATaattgaacaaaatataaagttagtaatttaaaaaataaaatatatataaataataataattgccatCCATATAGTTAAAACTTACACAAACTTAAGTTatccttttaataaataaaaatttaatttactaatcGTGGTAGACGATCGATATGCTTAAAGATACTGGCacaatttacattaaataatttaatctcACTAAAAGGACACAACTattcatactaaaattataggtatataaaCAAAGACGGGTTtattacaacacttataactcgagatctgctggaccaattttcatggtttttgattcgttggatttgtctccgccctgaatagcagaatacatctttaaaacaatgaaaactagagtttttttagggtaggttagggataGGTGTAGGGTATGGTTAGGGGGGGAAGTGCTCaaaaatcaaagcgaagcttgactatactccgctagtattaagtataaatGCAAGAATAATTGTGTTATTTGCTAAACCGTTCTTTTTGAACGAAATTTGTCAAAGATTGCAGCCCCTAAAGGCAGTTCACTTTTTACTGCAGAAATCATAGTTTCGTTAGAAATCGTACGTCGTATCGTACAGAAATGACCTAAGCCGACAGAGTTCCTACTGCCTTTTCAAAACTCTTTTGTAGGATCACTCACCATTATCACTTACCTACCCCCaattttcataaacaaactcCAACGGTTTCTCATAACGAACCTCCGGCACAGACCTATACGTCCCGTccgatgttttaattaatactctTCCTCTGTGACTGTGGCAGTCATCTTGTTTGATCACGTGGTAGCTGTCCAGCACAACAAAAGCTTTACATCTCGGATAGGAGATACAGTCCCACCTGGAACTTCGGTTTTTGCTGTAATACAGGTGGCGTTGGTAGTAAAACCGTACCTTCATATTGTTCATGGTTACGAACTCGCCTGAAAgagaaattatttataaatacaaatacatgaaataactaaaaataaagatctttctttttttctttacaaatttcCCTTCTCATAAAAGACTTTCGCCCAGCCTCGCAATTCCGATGCGTGTTTGTGGTTATATGGAATGCTTTAACGAAAACCATACCCTGTGACGAAGCCTAAACCGTTTGCTTTTGATGTATACCAGCATACATCTACCGAAAGCGCCATAAAATTTGCCTCATTTAAAAGAGGAGAGGGTAATTTACTACTAGGATTTTCCATTACTTTTTACGCATTTAGtcatctttgattttttttctattacctAGTCAATTTAATTCGTGGTCTGAGTAGGTGGCAtcactaattttataaacgaaTTGCCTATTATATAGCATGCAGGGCATCGCATACTATCTAGGAAAGCTAGGTGTTTGGTTTGTGATGTCCCTGCTCATCGTAAAGCATTCCTCTCACGAAATTCACGTTCAAAAGTCCGTTTTATCGTTTTATCCACTAGCGAACCTGTATTAGCGCGTTATTCAAATTTGGAACGTGATGAAGTACTTGTCAGTAGTCCAGTAGTGAGTAAATCTAAAATATCCatagaattataattatacgtACCTAAATCTATGAAAATATCAGatgattcaaaataaaaaatttaaatctactTTAGATTAAAATTTTCACCATTTTTTGACACACCAACAAGTCTCAAACTTACCGTTTAAGTACTGTTTCCTTTGGCCATAGTCGAAGACTGTTTTATATAGAGCTGTAGCCTAATGAGACGAAAGCGTAGCGAAACAGCTTGGCGTTGTTGAAGACAACTTAAGTCTCAAAAATAATGTCGCCGTCTCGTGGAAGATATTCGTATATCTATTTACGTTTGcgatatttcaaaataatatagaaCGGGTAAAAAAGATacaattaagtataaataattaattgtaattaatcgAAATATTCACATAATTTTTCTAAacctatacaattatacatacattatCTATTTAGTGAGCCTACCAAAACATATATTGCACAAAAACTTCACGTGCTCATTGCAAAGTAGTTTACCACATGAAATGCACCCTTTTTTGGTCCGCCTATTCTTTTTTCTGGGGCATACACCACAGTATCCTTTAGATGGttcatttttaatacatttggCAGCTAGAAAAGGAAAAATAGTTTACATAAATCGAAGTCTTGGTATTTTTTTGAAGGGGAAtgcgaatattggtcatatttatgaaattattctttaaaaaaaatatatttgagtaACCCAAACAATTACTCATCCAGTGCAAATATAAATAGGCAACAACCACTTTGAGTttgctctgaacacgaggcgtatgATTACGCAGTAAACAAAAACTACCCAACCGTTCAGTATACAGGCAGCATGTGCACACACCAGGGGTGGAGGGGGCATATGCTGACTTCAGCATATCATGCATATGTGTACCTGCACTGCATATATTCATTTGTTTCAGgggaaacaaataaatatatgcaGTATTGTACACAATCCTGTGGTACTTAAGCTTTTTTGTACGAATTTAAGAGCTTGTGGTAAGTTCCAGGGTCATAatgtcctcagggtaggcaagtgtatttttgcatctaccGTCCAAGTGTGCGATACAGTACATCTGGTATGGCTTCCTTAGACCTGTCAATTCTTCTTAATTTTGTCTGTGTTTTTGTTTGCAATACCTTATAGCATTAGCATCATTGTAAATGTACCTAAATTGTATACTTGACAAGTATTGTATTAGTGATATTGTTACCGatgttcattataaaaaaataacctgtCTACCTCTTAACAAAGTAACACTTTCATACGTCTCCTGTGGTTgtgtattacatattataatataaagtacctCTATTGTGGTAGTGATCAAGGGATATATTgccaaataaaattatattattcaaaaaataaaatatctttgtgtAATTGATGTTTGTAAGAATAAAAACTAGTCAAACAATAAAatgtgtaatttagttttattttcctttaatgATCAAATCTGATTCGGATGATGATCAATACAGTAGGTATCTTAGTGTACTGATCTACTGCCATCCATCCATCAGTTTGCTGGTCAGTATCATTTCAGTTGTAGATAGTTAAATCTAGTCTGATTAACTCAAAGTAAAAAAGTAGGTATGGTAGgtatttaatgaaacaaaagttaattttttttaataatatattttctttatttaggaTTTTAAACAAATGGcagttaataatattacttttaatactaataaataattaaagaacaATACCATTTATAACTTATGTAGAAGTAATagagaaaacaaataaatggaatattaataaaaaacaatattttaaaatgcaatgcaTAGCATGCAATACATGCTGAGCTGTAAATCCATTTTGTTTAGTGTCACAGACAGTTATACATTGTGtaaagttttctttctttcttactatcaacaaatgaataaagaaaaaacatctgTTATTGTAACATCAAATTATGTTCAATGtcacaaaacatttatttaaaaggcCAAGGCCagagtgaatagacattttCTAGGCACGTCAAACTTGAGTATTAGCCTATTTaccataaaaaaaagaacagtaAATATTAGAGAACAAGccaaaggtaatttttttttattaaatgatagGTTGCACAGGTAAGATTGCAGCCCTAGACTGCAAGAGCACTTGCAGTGCCAACATGCAACCAGTaaagagaaatatagacaaaatctCATACAATGGTATTGGAGTTTCCCCAGTACCATCTTTCGTACTAACACTATGATAGAGATAGCGGCCCAGTTGCAGCACCattggttaaattttatttatttctctccACAAGATCATCTCGTTGGCTGCATGTCAGCATCactgatgttaagtgaagaTACTAGTAATACAACACTATGATAAAAACACAggtttacttggaagaggtaaaaACTTGTTCTACCCAAAAAAGGCCAGAGgttgcctttttttttttttgcagcaTAATATACCAGAATGTAGATTTGTTGATCTGAATGCCTAGTTGAAAACTTCCACTCTGATTAATTTTACTTACAAACTGACACATTGGACGTCACACCACCTAAAATTGCTGAGTTTTTCCCAGTGCTTACATTATTTTCTCAATTCCAAATTCTTacactcaataaaaaaatatttaaattggtcAAACCAGAGTTTTAGAGAGGCTATCGAGCATTCATATAAGCTTATTTATGTTAGTAAGTTACATTGACAAGGAACATTTTTACTTCCTGTAACATTGTGTTTGTGTACAATTTATATTGACAACTGATACTTGAGAATTTAGTGTAGGTACATTCATATTTCTTTTTCTCTAGtatcatattataatgtacCAGTGGACAgaaaaaccaactgtggtttacGTTGCACTTTGATTAGGTTTAATCTCTGAATGTACATGTCCTAATCAGTGAACAAAGGTTTCTTATGGTTATGGAAATCTCTTACCACCTCAACACCATAGGCTTGCATATTTATAACAGATATACAACCAGTCTTCTGCCTGGAAGAGCAACACCACTGTTCAGCACCACACTGCAGCCTGCTTTTAAACACATACGTGTATCCTTTATAAAGAATATGATGCCCTTTCTTTGTTGGCACACACTGAACTAACTCGTCACCTGCAAGTTTAAAGTTATCAATTGTTTGGAGCACGGTAAGTAACTCCTAAATTCTACCATAAATGCGAACACGATAGAttctattatatgtattttggATTGCATATAGTTAACACTCTTTATGAGAAAAAGTACTTAAATAGgttatttgaatataattaataatacaagcATTGGaagatagtttttatttaaagtttttaaccAACAACACAAATGGTTAAAGAAGTAATCAACATGTCAaatcaaaacaacaaaaaaattgcaAACTGCTTTTGTTGTTTTTCTTGGTTCACTTGTCCATTGTTGTCATTTTGACAATGACAAGTTGCGCTAAAAAGAACGTTcaggaattaaaattaaactcagGTATTTATGATAATATAAAAGATATCAAAGCATTGTGCAATTGTGTATTAAGCTGAGgtgtcaaattttaattaagacCTTTTTTGGCAgacttaataaattatatattttttttatcatttgcaATTGGACGTTACGTTATTAGACTGTATCGAGTGTCTGTCTATTGTTTTTGATGCTGTCAAAATGTCACTTTGACATTTGACATGTTGCAATTTTGGGATCAAAACCAAATGCAATCcaagttttgtttattattttaatttaaccacaaagcatttacttattaattgaaACTTACTAAATATTTCTACTTACATAGTGTATTTATTGATTTAGTTTTTCCACCGTAGGatctaatataaaaattctGCGTTAGGTTGTCTGCCCAATATTATGatcatgtatttttgttttgaaaaagaTTTTTGTCGTTTGATTCTCACATTTGTATGTCAAGTCTTCTTTTTAGCTAGAGTTCCAGAGTTAACAAATCAATGGGTTGGATTAAAAAGTTGATACTTAAACGAAATAATATCCACATTTCGAAAGTACTAGGTATTACAATGACTAAAAGTGTCAACATAGAgagcatttttttcattttgtggtTTTGAAATATGTTAATTCAAGGAAAAGAACAATCTAATAATGGTTATGACCTCatcatttttagttattaaaatataaatgttctTGAAAATAAACAGAGTATTTCATTTTTAACAATTCATTATTTTCCTTAAGCCTTGTATATCTAAGCATTTACCCCAATGCTGGATGTATTAGGACATATTTAAAactgattatattaaaatattattacatacaacaagtacttttattttcttcccaacattttttattattatttaatttaaataatatgtacctaatttGATTTTAGTTTATCTGTGTTCAACTATtacagtattttattaattgcagGTCTACCAGAATGGGTACTGATATACTTTTTGAAAGTCAGTAACAATGAATATAGATGTAATATATGTGAAGATGCCATTAAAACAGATGTCAACGCTACCGAACATCTGCAGcacattaaaaatgtacataaagAGATATATGATCTCCATAAAGACTGGCGGAAGGAAGACCAGGATGCGGCAGTGGGATTTCAAATAGAATTCTTAGATTTGAATGAAAAGGATAACCCAAAGCAGCCTGTGATGGTGGAACAGTTTTGTGAGGTTTCGAGCGATATTATCAAAGTTGAACAGAAAACAAACGCAGATTATAACATAATGCTGGTGCCTTCcaagaaaaagaacaaaataagCTGTGGTAAAAATTCTGtttcttgtttgttttataGTTTACATATATGAACTATAATCAGTGGTGGATTTGCCAGTAGGCTAAGTAAGCTGCAGCCTAGGGTGGCAATTTTGACCTAAATAGTTTTGTATTACAAagtgaaaaatttacttttgcttcttctactaaaatattaaatatgcaaAGTTATTGaaagtatgtaataaatatgcgAACTACAGTATCAGATTTTAGAggaaagtaaaatttaatagcCTATTAGCATATCTGTAAATCTGCCACTGACTAAAATCttgtatactttttttacttattttttatatttaatattttaaataagaaactTATTGAAAATTATCATTAGTTAATGtccattaaatattattttacatttctaAAACAGTATAGTACAAATAAGGTACTAATACTTTATAAGTTTTGATTTTAAGATTTTAGAGGTCACGGATATAAGGTAAGGAATGTTCCTTCCAGTTATGGGAGGCAGCACATTCTCTCTCTAAATCCTCATGAAATTTACCCtgttttgttgttttcttcacagTAATACAAGTATGTAGTTACATTTTACTGTTCTGATATGAACtgagtaggtaatattttgtaaagcaATGTTGATTTTGCttctgtagatataattttattttagatttattatgattttatcaATTCAGTTATTGAAACTCTTAATGAAGCATTAATAAGttactatagtgtttttcagatagcatgtgtacagtgacagtttgtttcactctagaaagtttgtcgcgattcacaataatagtacataCTATGAACATCATGATACTGTCACCATATGCacgaaaaacattttataagataattttttggttattttttatttttgtataaaatgacaaaaatctttaatgtttgtttttctactGATTACCGATTACttgtttttacaatataaatattataatctttaaCGGGTTGAAGTtgcaaaatttttttatttacagaatttAGTAGAAAAAGAAGTTGGGTGTGGAAGTATTTTGACAAATTAACCAATATTATTTACCGATGCAACCTTTGCAATGTTGTATTGTCTATAAAGGGGTGCAATACCAATAACATGAACCGTCATGTCCGTACGAGGCACCCAAGCATATACAAAGCAGAAATTGAAACTAAACATGatgatagtataaaatctgaCATTGAAATCATGGACCCAAAGGATATGGATTGGACAATGAAAAAGGATGACAATGAGGATAACACCATAAGGGATGATACACTAAGTAAGTTTCTCAATCTGCTTTTAGTTACTCTGAACATACAGAGATCTTGTGGTGAATAAATACTGCCATTATTTCTGCCAGCACTGCTGTTTCAGTCTGAAGGCAATGGCTTCCATTGTAATTACAGGCAAATAAGGCTTAATACATATGATTCAGGTTGATAGACACTTGTAGGCTGGGTTCCTTGCATGCCCTGTGAAGCAGATATCACTGGGCCTTACTGGGCTAGATTCAAAAGCTACAAGCTAAAGGAGGGTTAGAACTTTGTTGTACTACgtttttggttttaaaaaaaaaggttaagagattaaaagtttatttaagtatcttaaaatataaaagccaaaggtcattcatcacgaaatctcataATCGGCTTAATGTACAAAACTGAAATTTAacagggaagtagtttatagttagtaggtaactgagaacggattttgcacTTAAAGCCGGATTAAAGAAgattaagggcggacgaagtctcgggcatccgctagttatataagataaatgaaataaacacaGTAAAAATGCTATCCGATAAgacacagacatagctcaacgaatcgcgaggacgaggaggatgaaaatccactccactttcggtttgtacacgacatcataccggaacgctaaatcgcttagcagtacgtctttgtagggtggtatcccaccagccagacctggaccatttaagaaatcggcccagccggggccatcaccgcgcataccaatgc belongs to Bicyclus anynana chromosome 10, ilBicAnyn1.1, whole genome shotgun sequence and includes:
- the LOC112050279 gene encoding uncharacterized protein LOC112050279 isoform X1, with product MGWIKKLILKRNNIHISKVLGLPEWVLIYFLKVSNNEYRCNICEDAIKTDVNATEHLQHIKNVHKEIYDLHKDWRKEDQDAAVGFQIEFLDLNEKDNPKQPVMVEQFCEVSSDIIKVEQKTNADYNIMLVPSKKKNKISCEFSRKRSWVWKYFDKLTNIIYRCNLCNVVLSIKGCNTNNMNRHVRTRHPSIYKAEIETKHDDSIKSDIEIMDPKDMDWTMKKDDNEDNTIRDDTLSLMKQQRRSWIWSYFKHVSGTLAQCRLCRRNICHGGNATGNMNRHLKMVHNKTSVADDHKWIWKVFERESDQIACKICTFKCIKFDDIENSVKCILHHLKTEHGVVSSDQIITETEYEIENIA
- the LOC112050279 gene encoding uncharacterized protein LOC112050279 isoform X2; its protein translation is MLIQGKEQSNNGLPEWVLIYFLKVSNNEYRCNICEDAIKTDVNATEHLQHIKNVHKEIYDLHKDWRKEDQDAAVGFQIEFLDLNEKDNPKQPVMVEQFCEVSSDIIKVEQKTNADYNIMLVPSKKKNKISCEFSRKRSWVWKYFDKLTNIIYRCNLCNVVLSIKGCNTNNMNRHVRTRHPSIYKAEIETKHDDSIKSDIEIMDPKDMDWTMKKDDNEDNTIRDDTLSLMKQQRRSWIWSYFKHVSGTLAQCRLCRRNICHGGNATGNMNRHLKMVHNKTSVADDHKWIWKVFERESDQIACKICTFKCIKFDDIENSVKCILHHLKTEHGVVSSDQIITETEYEIENIA